Below is a window of uncultured Cohaesibacter sp. DNA.
TGCAATGGGACTGGCAATGGAATCCGGAACTCTATCCCGGTCTCGACCAGAAAATTCATGAGCTGAAGCGCGATGGCATCCGCTTTCTCGGCTATATCAACCCATATGTGCTGGAAGACTTTCCCCTCTATCAGGAAGCGGCAAGCAAGGGCTATCTGGCCACTCGTCAGGACGGGTCCAAATATGTCGTCGATTTCGGCGAATTCTATTGCGGGGTGGTGGATTTCACCAAGCCCGAGGCTTGCGACTGGTACAAGGAGGTCATCAAGACCAACATGATCGATTTCGGCCTTGATGGCTGGATGGCCGATTTTGGCGAATATCTGCCGACCGATTGCACTCTGGCCAATGGCAAGTCGGCAGAAATCGAACATAATGACTGGCCGCGTCGCTGGGCCAAGATCAATCATGAAGCCATTGAGGAAGCGGGCAAAACCGACGATATCCTGTTCTTTATGCGCGCAGGCTATACCGGCATTCAGCGCTATTGCCATACGCTTTGGGCGGGCGATCAGTGCGTCAACTGGAATATCGATGACGGCATGCCATCGGTGATCAACGGCGCGCTTTCCTCCGGTCTGCTCGGCAATGGCATCCATCATTCCGATATTGGCGGCTATACCACCCTGCACGGCATGAAGCGGGATCGCGAATTATTCATGCGCTGGGCCGAAATGGCGGCCTTCACCCCCATGATGCGCACCCATGAAGGCAACCGGCCGCTTGACAATCACCAGTTCGATACGGACACCGAAACGCTTTGCCATCTGGCACGCATGACGCGAATCTTTACCCATCTCAAGCCCTATATCAAGGCGGCGGTCAAGGAGAATGCAATGACCGGCATGCCGGTGCAGCGGCCGCTCTTCATGCATTATGAGGGCGATGCCCTGTCCTATGAAGTCATGTATGAATATCTGTTCGGACGCGATCTGCTCGTTGCCCCGGTCTATGAGCAGGGGGCCACCAGCCGCAAACTCTATCTACCACCGGATCAATGGATCCATATCTGGAGCTTGGAGCATTATCAGGGCGGCTGGGTCGAAGTGGAAGCCCCCATTGGCAAGCCGGCAGTCTTTTGTCGCGCGGCCAGTGCTGATGCGGTCCTGTTTGGCAAAATCCCGGATGCTGCCGACGACTTGCTCTAGAGCAGGGGACGCTCAAACCGGCCTGAGTTGAAATCGCAAACAGAACCCCCCTCTTTCGGCCTTGGCTGTCAGAGGGGTTTCTTTTTGATATGAGGGCACTGTTCAGAAGGGGGACTTGTTCCGGGATTGCCTTTTGCCCTCATGCATCCCTCTTTAAGGGGCTGGCTCTGAAATGTCAGCCTGCCTTTGCAGGCCAACTCCAAGGGATATTCTGCGGGGAAATCTGTCTGTTCAATCAAATAAAAGCCCTGACCCGCAAGGGGTCAGGGGGAGAAGGTGTGCTCCAGCCATAGTGGAGGAAAAAACTCGTGGGAGGACGAGACCTGACTAGAAATCAGAAGCTTTTCCGCTGGAACCAAACAGGCGAATTTTCTCTTTCACCTTTTCTTTCATGATGCGTTCCGCAGATCCCAATGAATCAGCAAGAACAAAATCTTCCGGATTTTCCTTCCAATAGGCCTGTGCGCCATAGGTGAAGGCCTGACGCAGTTCTGTGTCGACATTGACCTTTGCGATGCCAAGCTTGATGGCGCGCTCAACCTGTTCATCAGGCACACCCGAACCGCCATGCATCACCAGAGGTTTCTGGACGATTTCCTTGATTTCCCTGATCCTGTCGAAGGCCAGACGGGGTTCTGCCTTATACATGCCATGGGCGGTGCCGATGGAAATCGCCAGATAGTCCAGATTGGTGCGATCGACGAATTCCTGCGCCTCGGCGACCGTGGTGATCATCGCGTCGGCTTCATCCACTGCGATGTCATCTTCCACGCCGCCGATCTTGCCGATCTCGCCCTCGCATCCAACGCCCAGCGCATGGGAAACTTCGGCCACGATTTTGGTAATGCGACAATTCTCCTCGAATTCGAGGCCGGAGCCATCAAACATCAGCGAATGAAAGCCGATGCGGGCCGCTGCCATGGTCTGTGGAAACTGGCGACTGTGATCGAGATGAATGGCCACCGGAGCCGTGATATTGGCCATGAAGGCATCGACAATTGCCTTCATTTCATCAAGCCCCATGGTGTTGATCACTTTCTGTCCGATCATGACCATGATCGGGGCCTGTTCCTCCTCGGCCGCCTTCAGAATAGCGCGGGTTGTTTCGGCGTTATGCACGCTGAAAGCGCCGATCGCATATCCTTCTTTCCATGCGCGTTCGATCAGTTTTGTACCGGAAATATAGGCCATTCTGTTACCTCTTTTTACGCATCCCTAAGATTGCGCCGTGACAGCCGTCGGAGACCTTTTGCACTGCCAATGTGATACTTGGTGTTTCTATGCTGCAAGATTACCAAAAATTGATCATTTTCGAAAGTGTTTCAGCGCAATCATGGGCGAAAAACAACATTGCTACACAAATTTCTCAGGAAAAATTACAAAATGTGGAGATTTTTAACCACAAGCATGGTGCCAATGATCAAAAGCAGTGAGTGGATGATGCCGTGATAGTTGATCCTGTATTTATGCAGGAGCTGATAGGCGACCATGCCAAGGCTCATGCCCACGACAAAGGCGGGAAAGGCATAGGCCACACGCTCGAACACATAGACATCGAGCAACCCCTTGGTCCAGAAGCCGGCAATTGCCCCGACCATTTGCAGCATGAAGAAGAAGACCAGCGTTGATTTGATCTCATGGGCATTCCATGGCTGCATCGAGCTATAGGCGATGACCGGCGGCCCCGGCTCGCCCACGCTTGCGCCCAGCGCGCCGGAGAAAAAGCCGACGCCCAGCGTGACGGGCGTGGAAGTCTTCTTGAAAAGCGGGCTGCGGGAGAAGAGGGAATAAAGGCTTGAGAGGATCAGCACGATGCCCATCGTGATCAGAATGGCCTCTGCGGGCAGGCGCTTGAGCAGATCGGCCCCCAGAAAAGAGCCCGGCAGTGAGCCGACAAAGAGGATGAGGCCGCTTCTCCATTGCACATTATGACGCATTTTCCAGACAAGAGGAAAGGTCACCAGCCAGCCGAAAATACCAGCGATCGGGACCGCCGCCTTGACATCGAGAGCCATGGAGAGCAGCGGCACGCTGACGAGCGCCAGACCAAAGCCGGTCAACCCTTGCGTAAAGCTGCCCAGCGCGATGATCGCCGAAACGACGATGATTTCCAAGATCATGGGAATATCCTGCCAAAAGGCGGCCGGAGATCAAGGCGAATTGACCTCCGGCCTTCCGGGGATAGGGCCTAGCGCGTGCCGAACCGGTGAAGGGTGCGGTGATGATAAAGCTGATCGGGACGAAGAACCGCAGAAGGGAAGTGCGGCTGGTTTGGCGCGTCCGGGTAACCCTGGGTTTCCAGACAGAGCCCGCCGAAGGCTTCATATTTACAGCCGTTGCGCCCGATCCATTCCTTGTTGGATAGCTTGAAGGCATTGTAGAACTGGATCGCCGGCTGGGTGGTCAGCACGGTCATATAGCGCCCCGATGTCGGCTCGTAGAGCTCGGCCGCACGCCAATAGGCACCATCTGTCTCTTTGCAATTGAGAATGAAATTATTGTCGATGCCGCCATCCCTGACTTTTTCCATGTTGGCACCGATCCGGGTTGGCGTGCGAAAATCCAGCCCGCTCCCCTCCACCGAGAGAATTTCGCCGGTGGGAATCATATTGTCCGATACCGGGGTGTAGAAATCGGCATGGAGGGTTAATTCATGATCCGCAACGCTGCCGCTATCATGGCCTGCCAGATTGTAATAGCTGTGATTGACCAGATTGACGATGGTCGGCTGATCGCAACTGGCCGTGAAGTCGTAGCAAACCGCGCCATCCTCGCTCAGGCCAATGGTGTGGCTGACCTGCAGGCTTCCGGGATAACCGGATTCACCATCGGGCGAGACCCGATGAAAGTGAATGAGAATTGCGTCTTTGCTTTCCTCCAGATCATAGCCCCAGACATATTTGTCAAAGCCTCTTGCTCCGCCATGCAGATGCTGGCCGGTCGGGGCCTCGTTGGTTTCCAGCTGATAGCTTTGACCATCGATGCAAAAATGGCCATCCCTGATGCGGTTGGCAAAGCGACCGGCAACCGCTCCGAAGAATGGATGACCGCCCAGATAGCGCTCAAGTGAACCATAGCCCAGCACCACGTCGGCAGTCGCCCCATGCCTGTCCGGCACTTCGATGCTGGTAACAATGCAGCCATAATTCGTCACACGGATGGTCATGCCGTTGCTGTTGGTCAGCGTGATGAGGTCGGCTCTTTTCCCGTCCACCTCACCCCAGGCTTCTATTGTCTTTTTCATGCTTTCCTCCCTGCCGGATCTATTTCGCCTTGCTTTCAAGGCCGGACAGAACGCGCAGCTGTTCCAGAATGGCGGTCCAGTCCTGACGTCCGCGACCGGAAACGCGGCTGATATTGTAAAGCTCACGAGAGGCAGCCCCCATCGGCATGGGAACGCCAACCTGATTGGCCAGATCGAGCGCGATGCCCAGATCCTTATGTGCCAGATCAATCATGAAGGCAGGCGAGAGGTCTCCGGCCAGCACCTTGCCCGGCCATGTGGTTGTAAAATGGCCCTTGCCAGCCGGTGTTCCACCGAGAACCGACATGGCCGTGTCGAAATCGAGGCCGATCTTTTCAGAAAGGGCGATGGCTTCTGCCGAGAGGGCATTGAGTGCGATACTCATGTAATTATTGATGATCTTGACACGGATGCCCTTGCCTGGACCGCCTGCATCCACGGTCTCCGAACCCATGAGGTCAAAAAGCGGCTGCGCCCGGGCAATCTGCTCTTTCGTGCCCCCGGCCAGAATGAGCAGGGTTCCTGCGATGGCATGATCTGATGTTCGCCCCACCGGCGCTTCCATCATTTCGATGCCTCGTGCCGCCAGATCCTGTCTCAGCGCATCGGTTTCCAGCGGGTGAATGGTTGACATGTCAATCACCAGCCCATCCTTGGGCATTGCGGCGGCAACGCCACCGTCTCCCAGCAGAACATCTCTCACCAGAGCACCGTTGGGCAGCATGGTAATGACAAATGAAACCGCGCTTGCAGCCTCTGCTGCGCTGGAGCAGGCAATAGCTCCTTGCGTGGCCAATTTGTCTACGGCATCCTTGTTGATGTCGAACAGTTTGAGCTGATAGCCTCCCTTGATCAGATTGGCAGCCATTGCGGCGCCCATCTGCCCGAGACCGATAAAACCGACAGTCGTCATTCAGACCTCCCGTTTGAGCGAATTTGATCGTAATACAACATTTGCAACAAAAACAGACAAAATACAACACATTGATGTTGTTTTTTGATTGTTTTTGGTGATATTTTGGACCCAGAACGCCAAACCCGGAAGACAGGGCGCCTGCTGGGCGCTGCAAATACAAGGAAATCAGCATGAGTGTTGCATGCGTCGGCATCACAGTTCTTGACCGTGTATTCCGCGTCGAGAAACTCCCCGCCAGCGGTGGCAAATTCGTCGCCAGAGACTATTTCGAAATTGGTGGTGGACCGGCCGCAACCGCAGCCGTTGCCGTGGCGCGGCTGGGCCTGCCTGTCGAATTTATCGGCAGGGTGGGGACGGATGATGTGGCTCAGGCCATCATCCGCGAGTTTGATCATTATAAGGTTGGCCATCGCTTCACCCGCGAGGTGGACGGTGCCAGTTCGTCCTTCTCGGCCATCCTTGTCGATGACGAGGGCGAGCGGATGATCATCAATTATCAGGATGACAGCTTGAGCAGGGATCCGGCATGGATGCAGAGCGTTGATTTCGCAAAGTTCCAGACCGTGTTATGCGATGTCCGTTGGCATGAAGGAGCCGTTCACGCCCTGAAAATGGCGAAAGAAGCCGCCATTCCCAGCATTCTGGATGCCGATATCACTCCGCAGGACATCAGCGAGCTGGTCGCTTTGGCTGATCATGTGGCGTTTTCCGAACCCGGTTTGGCGAAATTCACACAAACAGATGATCTTTTGAGTGGATTGCGCCTTGCCCAGACCAGAACCGATGGTAAAGTCTATGTCACGGCAGGAGCGAATGGCTGCTACTGGCTGGAAAATGGAGAGGTAGGTCATGTACCGGGCTTCAAGGTGAAGGTTCTGGACACGACCGGTGCCGGTGATGTTTTCCACGGGGCCTTTGCATTCGCTCTGGCGCAGGGTATGGACATGGCGCAAACGGTTCGATTTGCCAGTGCCGTTGCTGCCCTGAAATGCACGAAACTGGGTGGGCGCGAAGGCATACCGGATCTTGAAACCGTCAACGCCTTTCTGGCCGCCAACCAATAGACAGGAAAGAAGTCTCATGCCGGACGCAGTCATTGTCGGGAATCCCCGTCAGGACAAACTTCTAAGGGAAGTCAATGAGCGTGGCTATATCAGCGTTGAGGAACTGACCGAACTGCTTGATGTTTCGGCGCAAACCATCCGGCGCGACATCAAGAAGCTCAGTGATCAAAAGCTTCTCATTCGCCATCATGGCGGAGCTGCGCGCAATTCCAGCGTTCTCAATCTCGACTATTCTGTCAGGCAGACATCGGAAACCGAAGAAAAGGAAGCGATTGGCGAAGCCATCGCGGCCCAGATTCCGGACAACAGCTCGATCTTCATTTCCATCGGCACGACCACGGAGACGATTGCTAAGCATCTGCTGCAAAAGCGCGGGCTTCAGATCATCACCAACAGCTTGCGGGTGGCCAGTGTGCTCTATCAGAATCCGGACTTCAATGTCATGGTTCCCTGTGGCAAGCTGCGCAGCACCAACGGCGGCATTCTCGGCTCCACCGCGCTTGATTTCATCAATCATTTCCGCGTCGATTATCTGATCACAAGCTGCGGCTCGATCGACAGCGACGGCACCTTGCTGGATTATGAATTCAATGAAGTGATCATGGTGCAAAGCATGATGAAGACGGCCCGGAAGATTTTCATTGCGGCCGATTCCACCAAATTCAGCACCAGAGCAACCGTCGAGATGGGCCATATCAAGAATATCTCGGCCCTGTTCACAGACAGCCAGCCACCTGCCGACATCCGCATGCAGCTGGATTTGAACGAGGTGAAATTATTCGTCTGCAAAGCCTGAAATAGCGGAAATCGCTCTTTTCTCTGGCAATGGCCAGCTGTTATCCCTGTTCCGTGCCGCAGACAATGAGGCTGTCATTCTCCCTTTCCTGGCAGCCCGCCTTCCATGAGTGCCGGCACACAAATCTGCACAGAAAAAGAAGGGCACCCAAAGGTGCCCCACTCCTCGTCGCAGGCAGTGTTGGGAGAATGATCAAAGCAGGAAGTCGGTCTCTGCCAGAGACGAAATATTCGCGCATTCGATGGTGAAATCAGCCACCGCGTCTCCATCGACATCGCCGAAGATCATCACATCGGCACCATCAATTTCATACCAGATAGAATTGGCCGCCGCGCTATTGCCACTGAAGGCAAAGCTGTCATCTTCAAGCGAGCTTTCTATCGCATCGATATTGGAAAGGTCGATGAGATCTTCCCCGCTATCGAAGGCATAAATCCTGTCGTGGTTGGCTCCCATCTTGCTGTCATTCACGCTATTGAAAATGAAGGTGTCTTTGGCTGCGTCAACACCCGCATACATCAGGTCGCGGCCAAGACCTCCGAACAGCGTATCAGCGCCCGAGCCGCCATAGAGTTTGTCGTGTCCGGCATGGCCGAGCAGCCGGTCATTGCCATTGCCGCCGTTGAGCAGATCATTTCCATTGCCGCCCAAGAGCTTGTCGGCTCCAGCATTGCCAAAGAGCTGATCTGAGCCATTGCCGCCAAAGAGGCTATCCGCACCGCCATTGCCATAGAGCTTGTCGTTGCCATTATAACCCCGCAGCGCGTTATTGGCAGAATTGCCCGTAATGACATTGGCCTGCATGTTGCCTGTGCCGTCTACCACGTCACTGCCGGTCAGGGTCAGATCGTCGAGATGCTGGCTATGGGCAACCAGAGAGAAGGTTACGGAGCTTTCGACCAGATCCTTGCCCTCATCGGCATATTCCCTGACCACGTCTCCGGAATGATTGACGATATAGGTGTCGTCACCAAGGTTGCCGGACATGGTATCGGCGCCCAGCCCACCATCGAGACGATCGTTGCCCGCTCCGCCGATCAGCGTGTCGGCTCCGACATTGCCGAACAGCTTGTCATTGCCAGCTCCACCATGTAGCGCATCATCGCCGGTTCCGCCATGAAGCGCATCATGGCCATTGCCGCCATATAGGATGTCCTTGCCGCCACTGCCGAACAGCCTGTCATTGCCATTCAGGCCGCTCAACTTGTTGCTGGCGCCATTGCCTCTGATGACATTATTCTGCATGTTGCCAGAGCCATCGACGCTCAGATCGCCAATCAGGGTCAGATTTTCAAGATGCTGACTATGGGCAACCAGCGAAAAGGTCACCGAGCTCTGGACGATATCCGTTCCCTCATTGGCCAATTCCTTGACCTGATCGCTGCTGTTGCCAACGAAATAGGTGTCATTTCCCTTGTGGCCTGACAAGATGTCGTCGCCGGTGCCGCCATAGATCAGATCATTGCCATCGCCACCATTGATGATGTCATTGCCTTCATCGCCAAAGAGAATGTCGTTCCCGGCTCCGCCATAAAGCGTGTCATTGCCTTCGCCACCCTCTATGTCATCCTCACCAGCACCACCATTGAGCACGTCATTGCCGGCTTCTCCATATAGAATGTCGTCGCCATTGAAGCCCTTGATCCAGTTTGCATTGTCATTGCCGGAAATAAGATTGTCGAGGTTGTTTCCGAAGCCGTTGATAGCGGCGTCACCATCAAGAACAAGAGCTTCCACATTCAGCCCTTCTGTCTGAAGGGAGAAAGTCCGCGTGCTGGCGATGATATCAAGGCCGGCATTGGCAGCTTCCTTGACGACATCGCCCACATCATCGACATAATAGATGTCATCGCCGATGCCTCCGGCCATGATGTCTGCCCCAGCTTCACCATCAAGAATGTCGTCGCCCGATCCGCCATAGAGTGTGTCGTTTCCGGCTCCGCCTTCCAGCTTGTCATCACCAGCGCGCCCGTTGATGATGTCGTCGCCCTCTTCGCCCTGCAATTTTTCATCCAGAGTGGAACCGAGCAGCGTGTCGGCATATTGCGTTCCTCTGACCTGATCGATATTGGAGAGGGTATCGGTATCGCCATAACCGTCTGTCGCGGTCCCTGCTGCCAGATCGACATGGACACCGGAGGTGCCTAGGTTGCCATCGGCATCTTCGTAGCCAGCGTCCTTGGAATAATCGACAAATTCCCGGCCACTGCCTCCGCTATAGGTGTCGTTGCCAGCCAAGCCGATAAATCTTGCATATTCCTGATCGGCACCAATGAAGACATCGTCATATGGCGTGCCGCGCACCTCTTCGATGCCGACGAATGTGTCGGTGTCACCATAGCCGTCGGTTGCCTGACCAGCTATGAAACTGACGGTGACCGCGCCGGTGCCGCCATTCCGATAATCTTCGTTATAGCGTATGACATCATGCTCGCCGACGGCGCCGTCGAAATAGTCGTTTCCCGCGCCGCCATAATAGTAATTGTCGTCTCCCAGCCCCCCATAGAGTTCATCATCACCATCGCCACCAAAGAGCGCGTCAGTTCCGTCGCTGCCATAGAGGATATCGTCGCCTTCTTCACCATTGAGGATATTGTTGCCAGCATTGCCATAAAGAATGTCGTTTCCCGAGCCCCCGTGGAGTTCATTGTCCCCTGTGTCGCCATAGAGCACATCATTTCCGGCCTGCCCGAACAGCATGTCATCGCCACTGTCTCCATGAAGCTCGTCATCGCCGTTTCCGCCAAAGAGGGAATCATTGCCGTCATTGCCATGGATTTCGTCGTTCCCGTCTCCTCCATGGATGATGTCATCGCCGGTGCTGCCATGCAGCGTGTCGGCCCCGTCATCTCCATAGATCACATCGGCTCCGGCGCCCCCGTCGATGACATCATTGCCACCATCGCCATGGATCTCGTCATCGCCGTCATATCCAAATATTTCATCCCCTTCCGTAGAGGTTCCGTAAAGTACATCATTGCCGTTTGTTCCGATAATTCTAGCCATAACACTCTCCCCTTGAGTCTCTCTTTCTCGTCATTGGGCAGGTGCCGATCCGCCCTTCCGTGGCCAAGCAAATTCGCAAGATTTGCAGCACTGAAACTTGCTCCAAAGGGTAGCAGGACAGAACCATTTTGCCCGCTCCCAAATGGGGGAGGCGAGCGCGGATTTTTGTGCATCAATGGCGCTTTCATGCCATTTCTGGCCTGGGAAAGCGCAGCAAAAAGGGGGGGCAGGAAACAAGAAGTCTTTGGCGCAGGGGCTGAAAGCCAAATGGCCGCTTGCCGCTTCTGAAGAAAAGGGAGGGCGGGGGAGATCAGGCGTTGCAGAATTGCTCCAGTCGCAGCAGAAGGGCGATCTGGCTGGCCGTGTCGGTTTTCTGGAAGATGGTCTTAATGCGCGTTCGGGATGTCTCGTAGGAAATCTTGCAAATCAGCGCCGCATCTGTAAGGGATTGCGTTTGCATGAGGGCCTGACACAGGCGCTGTTCCGCCCTTGTCAATTGATAGGCGCGGGCAAACTCTGTCAGGTCTTCTGCCCGTTGGGTAAGGCCCAGAGGCGTGGCAACAACCAGCACCTGAGGCTGCTGCAATATCAGGCCACATGGCCGCCCCGTCGGCAATCGGGAAAAGGAAAGCACCCAGTCCCGGGCTTCATCCTGGATCACCATGCGATGGGCCGGATAGTTGGCGCTGGATGAAACCTTGCGAACAAGAGCAGCAAAGCACTCACTTTGCTTGACATCCCTCAATGTCACGCGCCTTTGGCTGAGAGCGAAAGGCCCGCCCTGTTGCATCAGGAGCTCGAAAGACCGATTGGCCTCCCGCAACAGGCCCTGCCAGTCGACCACAAAGGCCACTTTGTTGTTGCGGCTGACCATCGCCGCAAGGCGGGCTGCTCTCTCTTGCCGCCTGTCAAGATGGCGAGACAAGCTGATGGCGCTCTGAAGCGGCGTGCGAAGGCGGTTTATGATGGCAGAGGCTGGCCTCTCATAAAGGTCAAGAAAGCGGGTTGGGAAATGCAAATTGAACCGCAGCTCGACGCAGGCATCCGGCACCAGCCTCACGCCAATTGCAGAATCAAAGTCGCCTGCGGTCTTCATCCAGTCATTGTAAAATTCGGTAAGTTCCAGCTCATGCAGCGAAATGACCTTGTCGCTGATCCAGACCTGACCGTCGCGATGCGCCATCCAGTGCTTTTCATACGGACTGATCGCGTGGAAATGCTCTGCATAGGTCAGAATATGCCCCGCATCGAGACCGTCAGCCACAGCGAATGGAAATTGATCGTTGATGACATCGTGATTCTGGATGG
It encodes the following:
- the yihU gene encoding sulfolactaldehyde 3-reductase, yielding MTTVGFIGLGQMGAAMAANLIKGGYQLKLFDINKDAVDKLATQGAIACSSAAEAASAVSFVITMLPNGALVRDVLLGDGGVAAAMPKDGLVIDMSTIHPLETDALRQDLAARGIEMMEAPVGRTSDHAIAGTLLILAGGTKEQIARAQPLFDLMGSETVDAGGPGKGIRVKIINNYMSIALNALSAEAIALSEKIGLDFDTAMSVLGGTPAGKGHFTTTWPGKVLAGDLSPAFMIDLAHKDLGIALDLANQVGVPMPMGAASRELYNISRVSGRGRQDWTAILEQLRVLSGLESKAK
- a CDS encoding sulfite exporter TauE/SafE family protein, yielding MILEIIVVSAIIALGSFTQGLTGFGLALVSVPLLSMALDVKAAVPIAGIFGWLVTFPLVWKMRHNVQWRSGLILFVGSLPGSFLGADLLKRLPAEAILITMGIVLILSSLYSLFSRSPLFKKTSTPVTLGVGFFSGALGASVGEPGPPVIAYSSMQPWNAHEIKSTLVFFFMLQMVGAIAGFWTKGLLDVYVFERVAYAFPAFVVGMSLGMVAYQLLHKYRINYHGIIHSLLLIIGTMLVVKNLHIL
- a CDS encoding alpha-glucosidase — protein: MKFERSETGFILSHKGRIVLRHSHSSPILFVGRGNATYDMYRGNFDIRDYVSERIALRCFVLKGDGQTIGIDFHYEGEHQITLSAEETPEGRLKISFLDAREGLNRVWLRLDASKDEKIYGCGEQLTYFNLRGHNFPLWTSEPGVGRNKASYITFQADVKDRAGGDYYNTNYPQPTFLSSERYFVHLQTTAYADFDFRHEEFHELQCWAIPDHLLFDCEPSFPALMHNISALFGTQPELPDWVLDGVILGIQGGTDVTLEKLQKARAAGVKVAGAWCQDWQGIKMTSFGKRLQWDWQWNPELYPGLDQKIHELKRDGIRFLGYINPYVLEDFPLYQEAASKGYLATRQDGSKYVVDFGEFYCGVVDFTKPEACDWYKEVIKTNMIDFGLDGWMADFGEYLPTDCTLANGKSAEIEHNDWPRRWAKINHEAIEEAGKTDDILFFMRAGYTGIQRYCHTLWAGDQCVNWNIDDGMPSVINGALSSGLLGNGIHHSDIGGYTTLHGMKRDRELFMRWAEMAAFTPMMRTHEGNRPLDNHQFDTDTETLCHLARMTRIFTHLKPYIKAAVKENAMTGMPVQRPLFMHYEGDALSYEVMYEYLFGRDLLVAPVYEQGATSRKLYLPPDQWIHIWSLEHYQGGWVEVEAPIGKPAVFCRAASADAVLFGKIPDAADDLL
- a CDS encoding DeoR/GlpR family DNA-binding transcription regulator, whose translation is MPDAVIVGNPRQDKLLREVNERGYISVEELTELLDVSAQTIRRDIKKLSDQKLLIRHHGGAARNSSVLNLDYSVRQTSETEEKEAIGEAIAAQIPDNSSIFISIGTTTETIAKHLLQKRGLQIITNSLRVASVLYQNPDFNVMVPCGKLRSTNGGILGSTALDFINHFRVDYLITSCGSIDSDGTLLDYEFNEVIMVQSMMKTARKIFIAADSTKFSTRATVEMGHIKNISALFTDSQPPADIRMQLDLNEVKLFVCKA
- a CDS encoding calcium-binding protein; amino-acid sequence: MARIIGTNGNDVLYGTSTEGDEIFGYDGDDEIHGDGGNDVIDGGAGADVIYGDDGADTLHGSTGDDIIHGGDGNDEIHGNDGNDSLFGGNGDDELHGDSGDDMLFGQAGNDVLYGDTGDNELHGGSGNDILYGNAGNNILNGEEGDDILYGSDGTDALFGGDGDDELYGGLGDDNYYYGGAGNDYFDGAVGEHDVIRYNEDYRNGGTGAVTVSFIAGQATDGYGDTDTFVGIEEVRGTPYDDVFIGADQEYARFIGLAGNDTYSGGSGREFVDYSKDAGYEDADGNLGTSGVHVDLAAGTATDGYGDTDTLSNIDQVRGTQYADTLLGSTLDEKLQGEEGDDIINGRAGDDKLEGGAGNDTLYGGSGDDILDGEAGADIMAGGIGDDIYYVDDVGDVVKEAANAGLDIIASTRTFSLQTEGLNVEALVLDGDAAINGFGNNLDNLISGNDNANWIKGFNGDDILYGEAGNDVLNGGAGEDDIEGGEGNDTLYGGAGNDILFGDEGNDIINGGDGNDLIYGGTGDDILSGHKGNDTYFVGNSSDQVKELANEGTDIVQSSVTFSLVAHSQHLENLTLIGDLSVDGSGNMQNNVIRGNGASNKLSGLNGNDRLFGSGGKDILYGGNGHDALHGGTGDDALHGGAGNDKLFGNVGADTLIGGAGNDRLDGGLGADTMSGNLGDDTYIVNHSGDVVREYADEGKDLVESSVTFSLVAHSQHLDDLTLTGSDVVDGTGNMQANVITGNSANNALRGYNGNDKLYGNGGADSLFGGNGSDQLFGNAGADKLLGGNGNDLLNGGNGNDRLLGHAGHDKLYGGSGADTLFGGLGRDLMYAGVDAAKDTFIFNSVNDSKMGANHDRIYAFDSGEDLIDLSNIDAIESSLEDDSFAFSGNSAAANSIWYEIDGADVMIFGDVDGDAVADFTIECANISSLAETDFLL
- a CDS encoding aldose epimerase family protein, coding for MKKTIEAWGEVDGKRADLITLTNSNGMTIRVTNYGCIVTSIEVPDRHGATADVVLGYGSLERYLGGHPFFGAVAGRFANRIRDGHFCIDGQSYQLETNEAPTGQHLHGGARGFDKYVWGYDLEESKDAILIHFHRVSPDGESGYPGSLQVSHTIGLSEDGAVCYDFTASCDQPTIVNLVNHSYYNLAGHDSGSVADHELTLHADFYTPVSDNMIPTGEILSVEGSGLDFRTPTRIGANMEKVRDGGIDNNFILNCKETDGAYWRAAELYEPTSGRYMTVLTTQPAIQFYNAFKLSNKEWIGRNGCKYEAFGGLCLETQGYPDAPNQPHFPSAVLRPDQLYHHRTLHRFGTR
- a CDS encoding sugar kinase gives rise to the protein MSVACVGITVLDRVFRVEKLPASGGKFVARDYFEIGGGPAATAAVAVARLGLPVEFIGRVGTDDVAQAIIREFDHYKVGHRFTREVDGASSSFSAILVDDEGERMIINYQDDSLSRDPAWMQSVDFAKFQTVLCDVRWHEGAVHALKMAKEAAIPSILDADITPQDISELVALADHVAFSEPGLAKFTQTDDLLSGLRLAQTRTDGKVYVTAGANGCYWLENGEVGHVPGFKVKVLDTTGAGDVFHGAFAFALAQGMDMAQTVRFASAVAALKCTKLGGREGIPDLETVNAFLAANQ
- a CDS encoding ketose-bisphosphate aldolase, whose protein sequence is MAYISGTKLIERAWKEGYAIGAFSVHNAETTRAILKAAEEEQAPIMVMIGQKVINTMGLDEMKAIVDAFMANITAPVAIHLDHSRQFPQTMAAARIGFHSLMFDGSGLEFEENCRITKIVAEVSHALGVGCEGEIGKIGGVEDDIAVDEADAMITTVAEAQEFVDRTNLDYLAISIGTAHGMYKAEPRLAFDRIREIKEIVQKPLVMHGGSGVPDEQVERAIKLGIAKVNVDTELRQAFTYGAQAYWKENPEDFVLADSLGSAERIMKEKVKEKIRLFGSSGKASDF